In one window of Camarhynchus parvulus chromosome 18, STF_HiC, whole genome shotgun sequence DNA:
- the RBFOX3 gene encoding RNA binding protein fox-1 homolog 3 isoform X10, protein MAQPYPPAQYPPPPQNGIPAEFAPPHPHPTQDYSGQSTVPEHAMSLYTPAQSHPEPAGSDASTQSIAGTQTVPQTDEAAQTDSQQLHSSDNTDKQQPKRLHVSNIPFRFRDPDLRQMFGQFGKILDVEIIFNERGSKGFGFVTFETSTDADRAREKLNGTIVEGRKIEVNNATARVMTNKKVANPYTNGWKLNPVVGAVYGPEFYAVTGFPYPATGTAVAYRGAHLRGRGRAVYNTFRAAPPPPPIPTYGAVVYQDGFYGAEIYGGYAAYRYAQPAAAAAAYSDSYGRVYAAADPYHHTIGPAATYSIGTMASLYRGGYSRFTPY, encoded by the exons ATGGCCCAGCCCTACCCCCCCGCCCAGTACCCCCCGCCCCCCCAGAACGGGATCCCCGCAGAGTTCGCCCCGCCGCACCCGCACCCCACGCAGGACTACTCGGGGCAGAGCACGGTCCCGGAGCACGCCATGAGCCTCTAcacaccagcacagagccaccCCGAGCCGGCGGGCAGCGACGCCAGCACGCAGTCCATAGCAGGGACACAGACGGTACCG CAGACAGACGAGGCGGCGCAGACAGACAGCCAGCAGCTACACTCCTCAGACAACACGGACAAGCAGCAGCCCAAGAGGTTACACGTCTCCAACATTCCCTTTCGATTCCGGGACCCCGACCTGCGGCAAATGTTTGGG CAATTTGGGAAAATCCTGGACGTGGAGATCATTTTCAATGAGCGGGGCTCCAAG ggttttgggtttgtaaCTTTTGAAACTAGCACAGATGCCGACCGGGCACGGGAGAAGCTGAATGGCACCATCGTAGAGGGCCGGAAGATTGAG GTGAACAACGCCACGGCCCGTGTCATGACCAACAAGAAGGTGGCCAACCCCTACACCAACG gCTGGAAGCTGAACCCGGTGGTGGGAGCAGTCTACGGCCCCGAATTCTACGCAG TAACGGGGTTCCCGTACCCCGCCACGGGGACGGCCGTGGCCTACCGAGGGGCTCacctgcggggccggggccgtgcTGTGTACAACACCTTCCGtgccgcgccgccgccgccgcccatCCCCACCTACGGCGC GGTCGTCTACCAGGATGGGTTCTACGGAGCTGAGATCTAC GGGGGCTATGCTGCCTACAGGTACGCCCagcccgcagcagcagcagccgcctACAGCGACAG CTACGGCAGAGTGTACGCAGCAGCAGACCCCTACCACCACACCATCGGCCCCGCCGCCACGTACAGCATTGGCACCATG GCTAGTCTATACCGAGGAGGGTACAGCCGCTTCACTCCCTACTAG